The Biomphalaria glabrata chromosome 17, xgBioGlab47.1, whole genome shotgun sequence genome segment AACACTCATTGTACATTCAATAGACATAGAATAACAGCCAAAGCTTCACCACACAAAATGAaaaatgttaaagaaataatttaataggCCACACAACTACAATGTAAAATATAGAAAcgaaatcacaaaaaaaaaaaaaaaaagtttcaagtcCAACTGACCAGTTCCACAGATTCTTTAACGACATGACAAACTTCTGTGTCTTGATCATCAAGTAAACTCTGGGGCACTTCACCAAACCAACCATCCTCATCTACTGTCAAAGTTTAAGAAGTTTAAAGTAATGTAAaggatataaaacaaaatgtgttagCTAAACAAAGTTCatacacctttttaaaaaaaaaattccatacaTGAAAATCAAATTCTTACTACTAAAACTAAGAAATCAACtttcaagaattaaaaaaaacaacatattaaatctcatttaaaaagaacatgTACAGCACAAGTAAGAACAACACACTTGGAGTCATATgtaggaaaacaaaaatcaagAAAGAATCGATTGAAAACCTTAAATAACAATTTCAAAGTCTAagtatttactaaaaaaaaataaatatgcgaATCTGCTACCTAAACAGTTATAAAATATGACACTTGCAGTGATTTCAGATTAAATTGATTCATCTTTGAGAAAGgaaaaattttaagaaatttattaaaattttgataaagagaaaaaaaaaatgagtgacTTATAAATttccttgtgtgtgtgtgtgtttggggggttacacaattttatataaacttttttttcattttcatacaCTGGCTTTCAGTTTTCCATTTTGCATATGAAGTTAGAAAGAGCAAAATTTAACAGTATGAATCCATAGAGAAACTTTTCTATGATTTCagtttaaaaacatctttaaatgtgacattaaaaaaatagacctTCTAACAATATACCCTCATCATCTCTAAGATCTCTTCAAGACCAAAATTATTCaaagatgaaattattttttgctGTGATTAAACACGACCCAATGAAAAATATTCCCAAGAAATTTAAgctcttggaaaaaaaaaaacaataaaaaaaaaacactagtcatgtaataaaaaaaaaatcaatgcaattaaaatgattgaaaacTATCTACCTGGAGTATTTTGAGTCAGGGGCACAAGTTTCACAGGTCGACCCAGAAATACGTGAAGATCAATAAAGTGTGCCATTTCATCTGCAGCAATCAGAGAATATGCAATACCACTACGTCCAGCTCGAGCCACACGACCTGttgatacatatttttaaaagataggAATGGTATAATGTGTGCCGTTTTAGATTCCCAAGCTGCAGCGAATTGAGAACAACATTGCACAAATAGTCATATGAAAAACAAGACATGATATTCCTTTACTGCTCTCTTGCACACACTGCAAAAATCGACTACAAGGCGGCCCCACTTTGTTGTCAAAGACTCTATGAAAAGAAATGTTCTTGTACCTTGGcaaactgattactccatatgttcCTCAGAGAGCCCTGACTTCTAGCCGTGTCACATTTCTCTCTCAAAAGTTACAGTTTGCAGGCTTTTCAGTGCATAAATCAAACGTTTGGaaccccattgatctcagacagacaacatgcttcaaacattaagacctatttCCTCAAAAcctttttagattagtttaccATTTTAACTGTAGTGTTTATGTTTATTATGTTATCATAGtatacattatgtttgttaactgTGAATAAAACCTGCCCAACGGAATAACATACCAAGAAATAAGTATGAAATATGAACAGCAGGACCCTGTATTTTAGGGATGTCTTGGTCAATGCCTTACACTGACTTACCTACTCTGTGAACAAACAGTTTGGGCTTTGCAGGGAAGTGGAAGTTGATGACATTATCCAGCAGTGGAACATCTATACCTCTAGCTGCCAAGTCTGTCACGATCAACACCTTGCATTTACCGAGAGAGAACTTAGCAGCATTGATCTTTCTTGCGGCTGGATCTAAAGAACTGTAAATGTAGGTCACACTTAGTCCACACAGAGTTAGAAGCTGAGGAACAAGATTGAAACTACAGGTTAtgagttattttaaaatatatcggctacttattttttattatttaaaaataatatgtacatGCCTGCAATTAAAAATGTGACCTATTCTAAGAATCTTATattaacatttctttatttcagtttaagaaaatttattgtaaaaatttaaaaaatccaatgAACTTTTAATGTCTTTTGTGCATAATCTAATTCTCAAGCTATTGTTAATCCTCAAAATAAATCAaggcactttaaaaaaaaaagtactttattaatgttttttttttaaatctcaatgttttattgcaattattagattgaaacatagtttaaaatatattaaaacatagTTTTTAGAAATGGTGAAAGAGGGATACTTTTATTCCATGTTCATTACCAAGTGAAGGAATTCTACATGATGCTTGGTAGCAGCAAAGACAACTGTTTGCTCATTTGGTTTGATGATGTGTTTTAGAAGATACAACAGCAACGCACACTTGTCTGAGTCACGACATGAGAAAAACGACAGCTGAGGAAACATCATTTAATCTTTGACAttgtaattataataaaatggctgttttttttcatttataataaatgtgGCTTTTGCTTTAagataaaactaaaagtataattttaaaaaatccttaatGTGAACAGTTAGTTTCaataacatttcttttgttttcaatgtgaAATTCTCAGAACTAAGAATGTCCTGACCTGgttctttatttgtttagcaATTAGTGACATAATTAGAATGATTCAAAAGATCTGGCCAATAGTACAAATGATTCAGTTAAATTatagaaatttatatttttttcccccaatagGGCAAAGATCCTATTACTTTTGTGCTGTCTGCCTCACTATCTGTAATGTTTGTATCCCAAAAAACAGCTCTATCGAATAAAACATTTCGAAATAGGTACCAATGCAACATGTGATCTTTAGAAATTTGACCATTTTGTTTTAGTGATTGTtgagaaaagtaaataaaaaaaaaataaataaagatttgtAATGTTACGTATCTGAAAAGTAAACCCTGAGTTATAAGCAAGATTTAAAAAGCTGTTAGTGTTATTCACTTGGCATATGGCTAATTACTCAGAGGACACTGATACGTTTGTGCTTCCCACAAAGCATCTTCATTATCTtcttatatttacatttattcaatTATTCAATTACTAAATAACTATTTATGTATTATAACTTGTGTAAACCAGTTCATTACCTATTCAATCAGTGCTACCTTATGTTGAAAAAGCAGTGCCTATAATTTTACATTATTGAAAAACATTTATAGCCATGGATATTTATACAGCTATAAACTTTAATACGTTTCCTTATTCAAACTGAAACAATTGTTTTTCCTATTATGCCTTACCTAAATACACATTATTAAAGCTCGATTAGGACTTCATTATCACTGCAGTCAATATGAAGAAAGGAAAAAGACAAATGAAAAACATCCATAAATAATTAGCCCTACCTGAAGATTTTCACTAAGTTTAGTGTCAACATCCAGTCGGATCAATGTCGGATCAGTGAGGCCTGCTCTGGCAAACTCTACCAAAGATTTGGGCAGCGTAGCAGAGAACAACAACGTCTGCCTGGAATCTGGTAGCCTATGAATGATTTCTTGTAGCTGGTCTTGAAAACCCATCTCAAAGAGTctaggggaaaaaaattaacacaatCATACAAATATGAAGGTACTTTATTTCAGTCCCACAAAGCACTGCTCCAAGGACTCACCTGTCAGCTTCATCAAACACAATGTACTCCACAGCTTTCAGTTTCATGCCCATCTCAACCAGAACATGAAGCAGACGGCCAGGTGTGGCTATTAAGCTacaaagaggaaaaaaaaaaaggtaaaattgaatttaaataacATGAAAAGTTCTTTTGgttaaaaacaacataaaactatGTTCTATAAGGTCAACAGGACTGACACACCTAATCAGTGAGGGAATCAAATGAAAGTTGGTAGATATATAAGTCATAAATGTATATAcacaaatatacatttattaattgtttactAATAACAACCCTCAGAGTTGCTTTCAATCTTTTAAGGTTGCTAACTAAACATGTTTgtagtaatatttaatgttttgtttagtcttagaaacaaaatatgacTGAAATAGATGGGTGCAAATAAGCTTTATCAAAACTTACATATCAGGATGATCATGTAGTGCTGCAAACTGGTCATCCATCCTTTGAATAAATTAATATGAACATAATTGAATACAATCATTATTAACATATTAACAAAAAGCCAATGAATTATAACAAGATACAACAAAACTAATAGGAATAATTGAGAAGTACTGAATATAAACAGCACAAATAACAATTACCCTAAAGTGGAATATAATGCCagataataaaagaaaagtcaACTTAGAAACACTTGGTGAAGTCATCTTAATAGCCACAATCACAAGGAACATACTAGAAGAAAGCTGTGACAACCATGAAGATGTTGATAGTCCAGTTGAGACGGGCTCTTAATTAAAACTAATGAGTTCTTACATTTCAATGAATTTTACaagttggattttttaaaatagttaacaaacctGTCTCCTCCTAAAATAACAGCCGCCTTCAGTCCAGTAAATTTTCCAATCTGCAATGAATTTAGGTGGATAATCTtgattaaacattattttactaAACAATTTGTGAATATCTCCACATACCAGTCTACAACTtctccatttatttattttggtttgGTTACAATTTTGCAAACAAAGTGTGTTTACTCCATTATAATCAAACTTTACCTCTTTAGCAAACTTCAATGTCTGAAGAGCCAACTCTCTTGTGGGAGATAATATCATTGCACGAATCCCTGAAGTAGAATGAGTTTTAAGTCTCTCAAACATTGGCACAAGAAAAGCTGCAGTCTTGCCACTGCCTGTCCTAGCCATAGCTACAACATCTTTACCCTCTAGAATGACTGGAATggtctgaaataaaaaaaaatcctttcctTAAAGTCAGTGCTAATCCTCCTTTAATCtaccttgtctttataatatttatgGATACCTAATTAGTTTTAACAGTAAGGCAAAATAATATAATGCTATATGATTCTGTGTCAATGTATATATCTTATTtctgtttattatatatattatttctgtttattatatatattatttctgtTTATTAGTTTCTTAAAAATACTGAGAATTATCACAATTAAAGGTACATGTAACATTTTGAGATGTAAGCAATTTTAAGGGTAAACAATGTGTTCTAAAGTAAACAATGACAACTGGCACCTTTCTCTGGATAGGAGTTGGCACTTTGTATCCTCTCCGTAAAACACCCTTTAAAACATGATGAGATAAGCctgtaagaataaaaaaaaaattatttaaaaaattaaaaataaagtgtaGGTGAAATAATTATAACAGCTTCTCCTTCCTGATCAAAGGTGAACACAATCTCAATTCCTATAAACTCAAATATGCCTACGAAGTCCAATCTTTGCCTTGATATGTTGACCGCATACATGACATGGGTAGGTTGGGTCTTGCAGGGTTGCCTGCGTTTgctctgtatttttttaaaatacatttcttttttctttgctgatgactgacctctttgTTTCATAGCTTGAGACACTGATTATCATAGGTCAACATCATAATGGGTGATCAAGGCTAGCATTTCTCAGTCATGAGTGTCAATTATACAATCATTGAGAGAGCTCTTTAGAGAGTCATCATATCTCCTGAGCAGTTTAATAGACAAAGCTTCCCATAAAAAGTTGCTTGGGGAGGTGATTGCCAGGCATGTGGACTTCATGACCAGCCTATCACAGTTGAAACCTTTTCACTGTAGTAAAGATATAATCGTGTTGACTCTATAAAGTAGCAAAGCTGTGTAGTCTTACTCGAACCAAAAATGATACTATAATTGTAATTTGTAGTgtaatagcaaagacaaacagacaaaaaatcttgtgttcccctggcaatcaaatcattaaatagaaactatctgatataaacttttcgcatgtTAATTATGAgtaagtctggtgtgaatgtatattttggttttctataattgtaatgttttgtttggtgtaatgcaaaaattgtaagacaaactTCCTTATggataaagattattattattattattattaaaagaaatcaaaTTGATTGAACcccaagaaaattaaatgaactagttaataaactaaatagatctagtatttactcaataaattattaaaagagaagaaaaaaaaatacccataGACTGGAACCCTCCTGATTTTTTCTTATTCTTGATTGCTGCTAATTTCTTAGCAGAAGCCATTTCACCTTCCGAATCTTCTGATTGGTCTTGTTCCTCATTCTGtacagacaaaataaaaatagtgtatagatctatactagTATACTTTCAAAGCAAAACATTAAAGTTTAAGACATAAATAATCTAACTGAGAActaagaaaaaagcaaaacagcTGAAGAGTGTTACCATTACTATTTATTGACAGTCATGTAGTATTGTAGACTACTGAGAATTTGTTATTGCTTATGTTCCAAAGTAATCACAAGATTGTGTCTTTAAAAATACCAAGATTAAACATAAGTCCATGTTTTCAAAGCAatgctattttctttttaattttgaattggTGTCAATATAAAACATGTGTTGTTATTCagtctttattttaattgtctaactttgaattttttacttgtattttcttaccattattttcttttttttttttttgttttaatcttcCTTTTTCTATGAAATGTACCAGAATGTCTAAATATGTTGTTAGCTTTGTAAGGCTTTGTTGCTttcaacaaatgtttgtatttttttttatattttcttttttgtttaaaacttgtattaaatattaattatatatagactctctctctatatattatatatattaagcCTGTTGTGGTTTATGCCAATAagattttaaacaataattagataaatcACAAACtccacaaataaaaacattttctagaaaactaatacacatttttaagtcattgattaacatgcacgactagataaataataatagacttAATTGCTAAGACTGACCCATAAATCATAAATGAAATTACatgatgaataaaaaaataaatgattgatATTTAATAATTGAAATGGTAATTTCCTACGCCTACGCTAGTACTAGCCTACGCCTACACtccattaaaattattattataatataaattagatctatatctagtattATCTAGATAGATCTGTTCTTTATCTTACATAGACATTTTTGTCGACATTCTCTTCTTCATTAACGTTTCGATCTACATTGACGTTATTTTTTCGTATATTCTTGGGCTTGgcacgtttttttgttttaacagttTTATCTTGAGAATTTGAATTATCAGAACCACCACCAGAATGAATTTTACGAAGTTTCTTTTCCATCTTTTTGGCcttccattttctttttcccattttaatatagatctagtctagatctttaaaaatatatcaaaaagATATCTACAGGTGACTTTTTCACACCACTGACATAGTAtgaatgatatagatctagatctagattctaggtctatgGTTCACACGTTGTTTACAccggaaaaaaaacaataagaacCGGAACCATGGAATTATACTTTCTATTGACAAaagagttttaatttttatttcgcATAATTGTACTGTAGATTtccaatgaaaataataataataataatctttattgtccgtatggaaattagtcttacaatttgtgcattacaccaaacaaaaacattataactataagaaaccaaagtgtacacaCATTctcaccagactcactcataatttacatatgacaaagtttataccagattgttcttatttaatgatttgattgccaggggaacaaaagagtgtttgtgtctgtttgtctttgctatcggtgtcttgtatctcttttgtgatggtaaaatcacaaaatcctgacacaaagggtgattctttatttcgaggatcttgttagcttttttatagatgtttgaaCAACTGCCCAAAcgaggtttgttttttgccaatgattttaccagcagcatttaggattctgtaaagtttatttttatttttagtgctcagattgccataccaggcagtaatattgaaacttaaaatattgcagatatgagcttgataaaacatagccaaggccttttcgctaacattaaacgaggacagttttcttagtaatcgtaatctttgctgcccttttttgctgatataatcagtatttgcagtaaaatttagtttattgtctaggatagtaccaagatatttaaaggtttgcacaatttcaatagtctctccagctacagaaacaatatcattttccttcttttccctacgaaaatcaatttaactttaaaaaaaaaaataaagtaaataagaacaattacacATAGGCTACAACTTAATTtaagcttatttttttaaatgtcataaattatacattttaataatattatatttgtatctCTTTTCACTCTTCATCTTCACTCTTCATTCTTCATTCTTCATCTTCATTCTTCATCTTCACTCTTCATCTTCACTCTTCATCTTCACTCTTCATCTTCACTCTTCATCTTCATTCTTCACTCTTCATTCTTCACCTCTGACTAGTCCTTTGGATCGTTGGGTGGCTGCTGGACGTGTGGTAGTCTATGGGATCTGGACTGTctcaatggtcctgggtttgaaccctgccagACACCATTCCCTGCCGGAGGTACGGGCTAGGatttaataatcttcaaatctgaaagaacatccagtgcatgtaaaacaaacagagATGCTGGTCACACTTGATCTGTTGAGTCTATCTCCTttcctctgtttttttttgccagtaTGAGAGTTTATTTCATTGACATGGCCGTCCATTCTCGTTATCTTACAACCTCTTCTTTTGTCTATCTCATCTCTTTTCCCGGGCACTGTTTCCTTTAGAAAGGTCTTGTGTATCTCATCTCTTTTCCTGGGCACTGTTTCCTTTAGAAAGGTCTTGTGTATCTCATCTCTTTTCCCGGGCACTGTTTCCTTTAGAAAGGTCTTGTGTATCTCATCTCTTTCCGCTAAAATTTTGTTCACCCATAGAATTGGCTCAAGAGTTAAAAACAGAaccagatgaaaaaaaatttccagCTGCCACAATAAATTTCGGAATTGCGTTATATACATTTCagttatttgttgatttagacaGAGATAATaggaatatattttaataaattgcgttttattttctatttcatttggggtcaATAAATTCATTTCGGCGAGGGCCTCCAATTACGTAAGGCCGGCCTTGCTGTCAAACTAAGTAAATGCGTGCCAATAGTTTATATGCCTACCTAGTGTTTGTAACTTAGGGGAGAGAACTCAAACGAGGAGTAGGTGATGGATTGagaaataagaagaaaataatgtttataatgaAAATTGTGGATAATAGGACACAacataaaaagtatattttgttggtacagaaatttatttttttatatcaactcacactgtcagtctatctgtctggttcaatataaagaaaaagggGAATTATATAAAGCCTTCAAATTTGAGAGAAAAGGTATACTCTGGCAGCTGGCTTACCCTCGCTTTGTTTTTAAGTCCTCTTGTTTTATGTCGTACTGTTCACATTTGATCCACTCGGTACAATGACTGTTGTATTGATTAGCGCAATTAATACTTTCAGCTACCCGGTCACGTGATCCGGTAATTGAAGTATAGGGGAATGCCATAaaggcatgtgtgtgtgtgtgtgtgtgcgtctgTGTGTGCAAGTGTCAGGTTGACGAAGGTAGGGAAGGGGTGGGGAAACACGTTTCTAATCAACCAACCACTACAGaacaagaggaaaaaaaacaacacagaaatCTCTCTGTTTGTTTGTGCAAAGACTTATGGGATTTCAAAGACACTTAGAACTAGAGTGTTCCTTAATAGAACTATAAGAACAGTGTACTTTCAGTGTAGATCTACGCCGTGTGTGTAGTGAACAGAAGGGACTACACAACTATTAGCGAACATCGTACATAGCTGTGTACATCAGAGCAATGCATGAATATCGTAAAGATTCTTGTACATTATGTGTAATTGTCAATACTTTTCAACGCGTGACAGTTTGAAATCATAGTTAGTATTACTATCTCATGTTTACAGGTACACGcgttaacatttttagtgttttGAACTGAGACTTCTAGCATCGACTTTCAGTGTTTTCTCTCTCGAGTTGTGGTTGAGGGCCACACTATATAAAGCCAGAGAAGTGAAAGTCATTTGATATTATCGTAAATAAACTATTATCTTCTGGATATGTCAAAGaagttatagttgttttttgtttagaggaAGGTCTGTGTCTACAATAAGAAGATAAAGTAAGATAGAGAAATAAGatataaaaagaagaagaaagatacGATTAAACAAAGGTAAGATAATGTTAGATAAGATACATAAAATAGGTAATATAACATAAGAGATAAGGTAATATTAGATATTACAAGATAGATGAGATAAGATATATAAAATACGGTATATAATATAAGAAGTAAGAAGGATAAAATAGTTAAGACAAGATAGATAAGACAAaacaagataagacaagatacaAATAGATAAGATAACATAGATACgttagataagataatataataaaagaTAGATACGATAACATAGATAAGACAGTTAAGACAAGATTTAAGATAGGATAAtgtaagatagataagatataatttataattataagatATATAAGACAAGTTAGATAAAAATAGACAAGATAAAATAGATATGATAGGCAAGATAACATAGATAATATGAGTGTAACCGAACTGAATTTGATGTTTACGTTTTTGTAGTTGACTAATGAACTAAAAtaaacatctgtattttataacataaggATATTATTGTATACTAACTTACAAATATTTGAACATAgtgctataacttagcaattaacctcaacgaaagtaatataaaacagaacgtttaataatcaattataaactacaTCTAGAGCCAAACCCAGTCACATctcaggccttcttgtttacatctctaatcatcggccatcttccttcctctgttctctatcgtgtcctctggtacacaatgtcgcgccaaatgacagtgcgcaacgtagagtcataacaatagtCTTACGAAGAGCTGAACACTAACTTTCAAACCTTCTAAGCTTAATTGGTCTTTCGTGTTAGTGTAGGTATAAAATCAACTTAACTTTGCTTCTGCTAAACTTGCATAGGAAATATCTTCAAGAAAAAACCACAAGGATCAAAAGTTGAAATCAGAAGGCTCAAAATTTTCGGTAGATTTGAAAGCCTCCTTTTTGATATCTGTTAGACTGAGTGGTTATTAATCTATGGAGGAGCAAAGGTTGGTTTTAGAAGTCTCAAACATTgttattgaaaaatattttctaaagtcTATTAGGTCAGAAAAGATACCAACTACAGAGCTAGACTGGCCTAAGAGTGGAACTCTCCAGGGCACAAGACGtggaggaagaccaaaaagaacgcGGCGACGCCGTGTACTAGACGAAGCCAAGAAGACAGGAAACAGCTGggaaaaaactagcaagagactgtggagactggcgtgtttttactgaggccctatgttccttgaggaacgcaaaggaaagatgatgaggATTAGGCCATAGTTATAGTAGCCTATATTCAGCACATATACTTTTCTTTCACGCTATTCATTCGAGTGATACCCAATTGAACCTATATAAGACGTTATCTAAGGAGCATCATTCTAACAAAACTcccattaatattattatattatttctttttaagtctttttttttatagcatccACAACATTTTTCTAGCATCTACAGCATTTTTCTAGCATCTATAGCATTTTTCTAGGAACTACAGCATTTTTCTAGGAACTACAGCATTTTTCTAGCATCTACGGACATTTTTCTAGCAACTACAGCATTTTTCTAGTATCTACAGCATTTTTCTAGCATCTACAGCATTTTTCTAGTATCTACAGCATTTTTCTAGCATCTACAGCATTTTTCTAGTATCTACAGCATTTTTCTAGCATCTACAGCATTTTTCTAGCAACTACAGCATTTTTCTAGCAACTACAGCATTTTTCTAGCAACTAcggtgttttgttttgtttttctacgtGATTTTCTTACATCTAAGGTATATCTCAAACTATGTCTTTATCCTCATTTAGAACACGACCATGTCCTCACAGAAGGCCCCCATCAACAAATCCACCATTTACGACACGTTTTTGTCCAAAAAGAAATACGAAGACCCCCTGAAGAAACAGCCAGTAAGTTTTAAAGGCAACATTGTCGAGGGCATGAAGAAAAACCCGGTAGCCGAAGAGAACAATGACATGAAATACAAGGAGCCATATAAAGGTTCCATATACGGCATGATGAAGGTGTACCCAACAATCAAAAGAAACCTAcaggagaaagaagaaaaaaagccgAAACAGGTAAATGAAATAtatctttataaatattatttttttttgggtgggggcgAGGTGTAGGATATGGTGATGTTCAGATCTATGGTACGTTATATTGTTTCGAATGTTGGATCTACTCTTAGTGACTAGCACTGTCCAATCTGTGTTACTCGGATCTAGACCGATCCTTATAGAAGGCATCATCACTGatctgcgacgtcgcaacctgtgagaagtttaga includes the following:
- the LOC106073480 gene encoding ATP-dependent RNA helicase DDX54-like isoform X3, with the translated sequence MNEEQDQSEDSEGEMASAKKLAAIKNKKKSGGFQSMGLSHHVLKGVLRRGYKVPTPIQRKTIPVILEGKDVVAMARTGSGKTAAFLVPMFERLKTHSTSGIRAMILSPTRELALQTLKFAKEIGKFTGLKAAVILGGDRMDDQFAALHDHPDILIATPGRLLHVLVEMGMKLKAVEYIVFDEADRLFEMGFQDQLQEIIHRLPDSRQTLLFSATLPKSLVEFARAGLTDPTLIRLDVDTKLSENLQLSFFSCRDSDKCALLLYLLKHIIKPNEQTVVFAATKHHVEFLHLLLTLCGLSVTYIYSSLDPAARKINAAKFSLGKCKVLIVTDLAARGIDVPLLDNVINFHFPAKPKLFVHRVGRVARAGRSGIAYSLIAADEMAHFIDLHVFLGRPVKLVPLTQNTPVDEDGWFGEVPQSLLDDQDTEVCHVVKESVELSGLVKVCSNAYKKYSKSRPNSANESVKRVKELVENAVKVGIHPMFSKLDVDEKGARLDMLNALKNYRPKTTIFEINSTTKKAGLAVMKAKRELHEQIIINNEAKRKEKEESLQASLGLSNVGASKRKISDEADQKEIESVFDHVVSSCSKQTKVEPPAKKKMKLGVEEVKDKENYIQYRPSDYATEKGLNVGNSFEKQATSAVLDFTNEDENKTVKKKRYWDRKKKKFVTDSGDQQKKRIKTESGNWISASYKSNAYNEWKRATKFADLDDDDDNDGESEKKSSFKGQGGKFSVVGMKRRHWHTKGSEDQASSRQNKMKYKKGKMGELKSADQILKNRRRKAKIQNFQKYRENVRAKKQGKPPKGKQSKGKGR